TCGTCGAGCACCGCGTTGGGGTTGGGCATCACCTCGTTGATGACCAGCCCGGTGGCCGCAGCCGCCTGGAGGTCCATGCGGGCGCCGCCCGCCGCGGGCGCGGTCACCTCGTCCCGCGAACAGGCCGACAGCAGCACCGCGCCAAGGATTGCGGCCCCGAAGACACGCAGCGTCGAAAGGCTCATGGGGATTCCGGCAAGGGGGGCGAATAGGATCGCGCCTCCGATCGGAGGCGCGGAACCCGTCAGGGATAGGCGATGAAGATACCATTCCCGACACCGGAATTCAACCCCCTACACCGGACGTATCTCGTTTCGAGGTATCATCTTACGTGCAACCGTCAGGTCTCGACCGCCACCGTTTCCAGCCCGGCCAGGTTCCCGTTCCCGTCTCCCCCCACGACGTAGCAGCGAACCTCGATCTTTCCCAGCCGGTACACCGTGGCGCCGCGCAGCCGCATGCGGAGCAGCTCGCGCAGCGCCTCATAGCGCGGGCGGATGACCTGCGCCTGGGCGTCCCACGGATCGCTGGTTTCCGTGTGGCCGGCGAAGAAGTGGTCCAGCGAGCGCTCCTCGGCCGGCGAACCGTTCGGCTCGCAGAGGAGCCGCGCGAATTCCTCCACGCCGGGCGGCTCGTCGCCAGCGCCGGGGAGAAAGAAGAACGAGAAGGGGCGATCGGCTTCGCTGCCGTACGTGAGCCCCGCCGCGGCGGCCTCCAACTCACGCTTCAGTTCATCGGGATCGGTCTGGGCCATGGATTCTGAGTCTGGTGGAAGTTGGTGCTGTCCCCTGCGCCCGTGCGTTCCGCCGCCGTGCCTGTC
This window of the Longimicrobium sp. genome carries:
- a CDS encoding nuclease A inhibitor family protein, whose product is MAQTDPDELKRELEAAAAGLTYGSEADRPFSFFFLPGAGDEPPGVEEFARLLCEPNGSPAEERSLDHFFAGHTETSDPWDAQAQVIRPRYEALRELLRMRLRGATVYRLGKIEVRCYVVGGDGNGNLAGLETVAVET